In the genome of Streptomyces pactum, one region contains:
- a CDS encoding flavin reductase family protein, with the protein MTARTTAAPPTAPDTAPTAAPVVTAGEFRQAMGRFLTGVTVVTAYGPEGPYGTTVSSLASVSLDPPMLLICLGHRSRTARVIGERGLFTVNVLGRDQSALAARFAAPDRPRGHAGFAAVPHRLGPAGTPVLDGTLAHLDCRVTQRVVAGDHTVVIGEVTGTGCADGAGPLAHHRGKLLTPW; encoded by the coding sequence ATGACGGCCCGAACAACCGCCGCGCCGCCCACCGCCCCGGACACCGCCCCGACGGCGGCACCGGTGGTGACGGCCGGGGAGTTCCGGCAGGCCATGGGGCGGTTCCTGACCGGGGTCACGGTGGTCACCGCGTACGGACCGGAGGGCCCGTACGGCACCACGGTCTCCTCGCTCGCCTCCGTCTCGCTCGATCCGCCGATGCTGCTGATCTGCCTGGGGCACCGGTCGCGGACCGCCCGGGTGATCGGCGAGCGGGGACTGTTCACCGTCAATGTGCTGGGCCGGGACCAGTCCGCGCTGGCCGCCCGGTTCGCCGCGCCGGACCGCCCCCGCGGCCACGCGGGCTTCGCGGCGGTGCCGCACCGGCTCGGCCCCGCGGGCACACCGGTGCTCGACGGGACGCTGGCCCACCTGGACTGCCGGGTGACCCAGCGGGTCGTCGCCGGTGACCACACCGTCGTCATCGGCGAGGTCACCGGCACCGGCTGCGCGGACGGGGCCGGACCGCTCGCCCACCACCGGGGGAAGCTGCTCACCCCGTGGTGA
- a CDS encoding 3-oxoacyl-ACP synthase III family protein, which yields MTAIQIIGTGGYQPGDPIPTEEIARLVGPLPDEVREGLSIERRFWMIDPATGEHRENNSDMACKAAVRALASAGVEAGDIDLIVLATGTPDYPLPPLVNLVQERLGLARCATLEIRSGGAGVVQGLDVARMYLAAGVYRTALVIGSEAISPVLAPVFLGKDPHAIRMRDRMPVYMFGDGAGAVVLRAEEGGRGGLLGAAMEAIGGDRRPGIQSVGGGTHAPIHRQLEAKRLVDLKVDVVGAGDFTPVMVTEAIGATLRRSGVDVGSIDLCLVPEGNVGWMLDSLLELGLDTAEWKALDGKVFDSLSTMGAVGCAAVPLFLDDAWRSGRVRPGDRLMLIGVESTKWIYAGAVVDWTAPAPAA from the coding sequence ATGACCGCGATACAGATCATCGGCACCGGGGGCTACCAGCCCGGTGACCCGATCCCGACCGAGGAGATCGCCCGTCTCGTCGGGCCGCTGCCCGACGAGGTGCGCGAGGGGCTGTCCATCGAGCGCCGGTTCTGGATGATCGACCCGGCGACCGGCGAACACCGGGAGAACAACTCGGACATGGCCTGCAAGGCCGCCGTCCGGGCGCTGGCGTCCGCCGGGGTGGAGGCCGGGGACATCGACCTGATCGTCCTGGCCACCGGCACCCCCGACTACCCGCTGCCGCCACTGGTCAACCTGGTGCAGGAGCGCCTGGGCCTGGCCCGCTGCGCCACGCTGGAGATCCGCTCCGGCGGGGCCGGGGTCGTCCAGGGGCTGGACGTGGCCCGGATGTACCTGGCGGCCGGGGTGTACCGGACCGCGCTGGTGATCGGCAGCGAGGCGATCTCCCCGGTCCTGGCGCCGGTGTTCCTCGGCAAGGACCCGCACGCGATCCGCATGCGGGACCGGATGCCGGTCTACATGTTCGGGGACGGCGCGGGCGCCGTCGTGCTCCGCGCCGAGGAGGGCGGCCGGGGCGGCCTGCTCGGCGCCGCCATGGAGGCCATCGGCGGTGACCGCAGGCCCGGCATCCAGTCGGTGGGCGGCGGTACGCACGCCCCGATCCACCGGCAGCTGGAGGCCAAGCGGCTGGTGGACCTCAAGGTCGACGTGGTCGGCGCCGGGGACTTCACCCCGGTGATGGTCACCGAGGCGATCGGCGCCACGCTGCGGCGCAGCGGCGTGGACGTCGGCTCGATCGACCTGTGCCTGGTCCCGGAGGGGAACGTGGGCTGGATGCTGGATTCCCTGCTGGAGCTGGGTCTGGACACCGCCGAGTGGAAGGCGCTGGACGGCAAGGTCTTCGACAGCCTCTCCACCATGGGCGCCGTGGGCTGCGCGGCGGTGCCGCTGTTCCTCGACGACGCCTGGCGCTCGGGCCGGGTGCGGCCGGGCGACCGGCTGATGCTGATCGGCGTCGAGTCCACCAAGTGGATCTACGCGGGCGCGGTCGTGGACTGGACCGCGCCCGCCCCCGCGGCCTGA
- a CDS encoding acyl carrier protein, producing MDRSTIEAAVTEAVIEALGAEPEEVVPDATLLDALGAESIDLLDILFRLERSLGIKIQAAELAAYVQGGIPDEEFGDENEIVSAAGLAQLKKVMPQIDTAALAGKLEATKVMGLFTVENLVGLVEHRAALTTA from the coding sequence ATGGACCGCAGCACCATCGAGGCCGCCGTCACCGAGGCCGTCATCGAGGCCCTGGGCGCCGAGCCGGAGGAGGTCGTGCCCGACGCGACCCTGCTCGACGCCCTCGGCGCGGAGTCGATCGACCTGCTGGACATCCTCTTCCGCCTGGAGCGCTCCCTCGGCATCAAGATCCAGGCCGCCGAGCTGGCCGCCTACGTCCAGGGCGGCATCCCGGACGAGGAGTTCGGCGACGAGAACGAGATCGTCTCGGCCGCGGGTCTGGCACAGCTCAAGAAGGTCATGCCGCAGATCGACACCGCGGCGCTCGCCGGGAAGCTCGAAGCCACCAAGGTCATGGGCCTGTTCACGGTGGAGAACCTGGTCGGACTGGTCGAGCACCGCGCCGCGCTCACCACGGCCTGA
- a CDS encoding SDR family NAD(P)-dependent oxidoreductase produces MKLQGQVALVTGGSRGIGAAVCRALAADGAAVAINYRGSRGPAEELAAEIQAAGGRAIAVRGDVADPAAAEELVRRAVEDLGGIDILVNNAGVAHDGLVYTMAMDDWLHVMKVNFGGVFHCTKAVLPHFMSKGAGVIVNVSSVMGERGWIGESNYAASKGAVNAFTRCCAMESARFGVRVNAVLPGFAPTDLVAGLTEGATGRSIRKQIPLRDFGRVQQIADVVRFLCGPESSYMTGSLVNVDGGAMTALGLGRP; encoded by the coding sequence ATGAAGCTGCAAGGTCAGGTCGCCCTCGTCACCGGGGGTTCCCGGGGCATCGGCGCGGCGGTCTGCCGTGCCCTCGCCGCCGACGGCGCCGCCGTGGCGATCAACTACCGCGGCTCCCGGGGCCCGGCCGAGGAGCTGGCCGCGGAGATCCAGGCGGCCGGGGGCCGCGCGATCGCCGTGCGGGGCGATGTCGCCGACCCGGCGGCGGCCGAGGAGCTGGTGCGGCGGGCCGTGGAGGACCTGGGCGGTATCGACATCCTGGTCAACAACGCCGGGGTGGCGCACGACGGGCTCGTCTACACCATGGCCATGGACGACTGGCTGCACGTCATGAAGGTCAACTTCGGCGGGGTCTTCCACTGCACCAAGGCCGTGCTGCCGCACTTCATGAGCAAGGGCGCGGGCGTCATCGTCAACGTCTCGTCGGTGATGGGTGAGCGCGGCTGGATCGGCGAGTCCAACTACGCGGCGTCCAAGGGCGCGGTGAACGCCTTCACCCGCTGCTGCGCCATGGAGTCCGCGCGCTTCGGCGTCCGGGTCAACGCCGTGCTGCCCGGCTTCGCGCCCACCGACCTGGTGGCGGGGCTCACCGAGGGGGCCACGGGCCGCTCCATCAGGAAACAGATCCCGCTGCGGGACTTCGGCCGGGTGCAGCAGATCGCGGACGTGGTGCGCTTCCTGTGCGGCCCGGAGTCCTCCTACATGACCGGCTCGCTGGTCAACGTGGACGGCGGCGCGATGACCGCGCTCGGCCTGGGCCGCCCCTGA
- a CDS encoding beta-ketoacyl-[acyl-carrier-protein] synthase family protein, whose protein sequence is MTATSGGVTVVGAGAISALGPTARHLWDGVRNGRVGIGPVKALPMDGLGTELGGEVTDPVRPRRGYRRPEAFRERVVDLALVAAEEAMAALPAGLVPPERFGVVLGTCNAGLLSAREWLRAVRDGTEPDPRLALLVTPQALAETVGAAFRLRGPVLAVNTACASGAGALGLAADLLRRGRADAVLAGGSDAFSDVCFAGFNALESLSPEPARPYDAGRRGLSLGEGSGMVVLVRSDFARAHGLRGIADIAGYGLSADGYHATAPQPEGRGAARAIGAALRLSGVAPEQVDYVNGHGTGTSRNDPAESSALRLALGEAEAARTPVSSTKSMTGHMLGAAGAAEAIVTAYALAERLAPPTAGYTTPDPDCPLDYIPGAARPLAGRAALSNNFAFGGANASLVLTAHGAGHLPPAPDADRVVITGVGLVSPAGRTPAELWEAYRAGRAPVRCADGLRLSAVDFDPDRYLTRRQRRRMDRLAQFGIAATADALAGAGIAAGGAEAEAVGVVFGTGTGPMEAMQRFTEPLLAEGPAAADPAVFPNTVYNQAAGQIAMHLGLRGPTSTLSVGHATGAAVLAYAADLLAAGHADVLVCTVADTLTEQVGRAYAALGAASARPEGAPADGRFTLAEGGVAVVLERRSAALRRGATVLGEVLGYGMASDASRARLWDARGRGVERAMRAALDDAGLVPADVRAVWLAAAGLTAADTAESAAVHRLFGLSPEPELYAPRSVLGEPMGVGGALTLALALHQGRSGGDRPVLLNSSSLGGSHVCLAVRCGAGEPRSTTDTRGESR, encoded by the coding sequence ATGACAGCGACATCCGGCGGGGTGACCGTGGTCGGGGCGGGAGCGATCTCCGCGCTCGGCCCCACGGCCCGCCACCTGTGGGACGGCGTCCGCAACGGGCGGGTCGGCATCGGCCCCGTCAAGGCCCTGCCGATGGACGGGCTCGGCACCGAGCTGGGCGGGGAGGTGACCGACCCGGTGCGGCCGCGCCGCGGCTACCGGCGTCCGGAGGCGTTCCGGGAGCGGGTGGTCGACCTGGCCCTGGTGGCGGCCGAGGAGGCGATGGCGGCGCTGCCGGCGGGGCTGGTGCCGCCGGAGCGGTTCGGCGTCGTGCTGGGGACCTGCAACGCCGGGCTGCTCTCCGCGCGGGAGTGGCTGCGCGCGGTGCGGGACGGTACGGAGCCGGACCCGCGGCTGGCCCTGCTGGTGACCCCGCAGGCGCTGGCCGAGACGGTCGGGGCGGCGTTCCGGCTGCGCGGCCCGGTCCTGGCGGTGAACACCGCCTGCGCCTCCGGCGCAGGCGCGCTGGGGCTCGCCGCCGACCTGCTGCGCCGGGGCCGCGCCGACGCGGTGCTGGCCGGGGGCAGCGACGCCTTCTCCGACGTCTGCTTCGCCGGGTTCAACGCGCTGGAGTCGCTGTCGCCGGAGCCCGCCCGGCCCTACGACGCCGGGCGCCGGGGCCTCTCCCTGGGCGAGGGCAGCGGCATGGTGGTGCTGGTCCGCTCGGACTTCGCCCGCGCGCACGGGCTGCGCGGCATCGCGGACATCGCCGGGTACGGGCTGTCCGCGGACGGGTACCACGCCACGGCCCCGCAGCCGGAGGGGCGGGGCGCGGCGCGTGCCATCGGCGCGGCGCTGCGGCTCTCCGGCGTCGCCCCGGAGCAGGTGGACTACGTCAACGGGCACGGCACCGGTACCTCCAGGAACGACCCGGCCGAGAGCAGCGCGCTCCGGCTGGCCCTGGGGGAGGCGGAGGCGGCCCGCACCCCGGTCTCCTCGACCAAGTCGATGACCGGCCACATGCTGGGCGCGGCCGGGGCCGCCGAGGCGATCGTCACCGCGTACGCCCTGGCGGAGCGGCTGGCGCCGCCCACCGCCGGGTACACCACGCCCGACCCCGACTGCCCGCTGGACTACATCCCCGGTGCGGCCCGGCCGCTGGCGGGCCGCGCGGCGCTCTCCAACAACTTCGCCTTCGGCGGGGCGAACGCCTCGCTGGTGCTGACCGCCCACGGGGCCGGGCACCTGCCGCCCGCCCCGGACGCCGACCGGGTGGTCATCACCGGTGTCGGGCTGGTCAGCCCGGCCGGCCGCACCCCCGCCGAGCTGTGGGAGGCGTACCGCGCGGGACGTGCCCCGGTGCGGTGCGCGGACGGGCTGCGGCTGAGCGCGGTGGACTTCGATCCGGACCGGTATCTGACCAGGCGGCAGCGGCGCCGGATGGACCGGCTGGCCCAGTTCGGGATCGCCGCCACCGCCGACGCGCTCGCCGGGGCCGGGATCGCCGCGGGCGGCGCCGAGGCCGAGGCGGTCGGTGTCGTCTTCGGCACCGGCACCGGGCCGATGGAGGCGATGCAGAGGTTCACCGAGCCGCTGCTGGCCGAGGGCCCGGCCGCGGCCGACCCGGCGGTCTTCCCCAACACCGTCTACAACCAGGCGGCCGGCCAGATCGCCATGCACCTGGGCCTGCGCGGCCCCACGTCCACGCTGTCGGTCGGCCACGCCACCGGCGCCGCGGTGCTCGCCTACGCTGCCGACCTGCTGGCCGCCGGGCACGCCGACGTCCTGGTGTGCACCGTCGCCGACACGCTGACCGAGCAGGTCGGGCGGGCCTACGCGGCCCTGGGCGCGGCGTCCGCCCGCCCGGAGGGCGCCCCGGCGGACGGCCGGTTCACCCTCGCCGAGGGCGGTGTGGCCGTCGTGCTGGAGCGCCGTTCGGCCGCGCTGCGGCGCGGTGCCACCGTCCTGGGCGAGGTCCTCGGGTACGGCATGGCGTCGGACGCCAGTCGGGCGCGGCTGTGGGACGCGCGCGGCCGGGGTGTGGAACGGGCGATGCGCGCGGCGCTGGACGACGCCGGTCTGGTCCCCGCCGACGTGCGCGCGGTGTGGCTGGCCGCGGCCGGCCTGACCGCCGCGGACACCGCCGAGAGCGCCGCCGTGCACCGGCTGTTCGGGCTGTCGCCGGAGCCGGAGCTGTACGCGCCCAGGTCGGTGCTCGGCGAGCCGATGGGCGTGGGCGGCGCGCTGACGCTGGCGCTCGCCCTGCACCAGGGGCGGTCCGGCGGCGACCGCCCGGTCCTGCTGAACAGCTCCTCGCTGGGCGGCAGCCATGTCTGCCTCGCCGTGCGCTGCGGCGCCGGCGAACCCCGTAGCACCACCGACACCCGGGGAGAGTCCCGATGA